The Clostridia bacterium genome contains the following window.
TGGACCAGATGGGCAAGCCCGGCGGGGCCGCCATTCATGCCCGGGCTTTGCTGCGGGCCGTGACCGGCAACCTGGACGCCCCCGGCTCGGACATTCTCACCGGTCCCGCCATGGATTTCTTAACTGACGAGGAACTGGAAGCCAACGAGTATTTACCGGAGGAACAAAAGGCCAAGCAATTGGGCGCCGACAAATTCAAGCTCATCACCTGGCCGGGCTACAGCCGCATCGCGGAGATGACAAAGAAATTCTGGGGCAAAGCGCCCACGGCGGAATGGATGTGTGAGGCCCACCCGCCTACGGTTTTCCATGCCATCATTACCGGTGAGCCCTATCCCGTGAAAGCCTTGCTGGTGTCAGCTACCAACCCGGTCAACTCTTACGGCAACAGTAAGAAAGTGCTGGAAGCCTTGCGGAAAGTTGAATTTATGGTCACCTGTGATTACTTCCTTACGCCCACGGCCATGCTGTCCGATTATGTGCTGCCCATAGCCGGGGCCCTGGAAAGACCGACCATTACCACTTCTTACGGTTGCTCCGATTATTTCATCGCCTCCCAACGAGCCATCCGGCCCTTGTACGAGCGCCGCACTGATTACGATTTCTGGCGGGGCTTGGGACTCAAACTGGGGCAGGGAAACATGTGGCCTTGGGAGACCCTGGAAGACGCTTATTTCCATCGCATTGCCCAAGTCGCTGCCGGCTTTGGGGTAGAAACCTTTGATGACTTCGTGGAATATATCCGGTTCTACTTCCCGGAAAGAGAGTACTACCGTTACCAGGAACGGGGCTTCGGTACTCCCTCCGGTAAGGTGGAACTGTACTCCACCGTGCTGGAAGAACTGGGTTATTCACCCATCCCTGAATACATCCCGCCGGTGGAAAACGAGCTCTCCGATCCCGAATTGGCCCGGGAGTACCCGCTGGTCCTGACCACCGGATACGGGGTTATGCCTTTTCACCACTCGGAGCATTTCCAAAGCCCGGACTTGCGCTACATCAGGCATGAACCCTATGCCGATATTAACCCGGAAACAGCACAAGCACTGGGTATTAAAGACGGGGATTGGATTTGGATCGAAACGAAACGGGGCCGGATTAAGCAAAGAGCCAACGTTACCCCCGCCGTCCATCCCAAGGTGGTCATCACCCAACGGGGCTGGTGGTTCCCGGAAAGGGATCTGCGGGAACCGGTCCTGGGCGGCTGCTTGGAATCCAACACGAACGTTTTAACGAGTGATGCCGACGAACACTGCGATCCCATCGGGGGAAGCTGGGCCAACCGGGGACTGTTATGTCGGATTTACAAAGTCACAGATTCCGATGGAAAGGATGGTAAATAACATGCCTCGTTACGCCATGGTCATTGACACCCGTCGCTGTACCGGCTGTCACTCCTGTACCGTTGCCTGCAAAATCCACAACGAACTCCCGGTGGATGTGATCTATAATCCCGTGGTCACCAAGGGACCGGAAGGGGTTTTCCCAAAGGTGCACATGGAGCACCTGCCTCTTCTATGCATGCACTGCGCCAACGCTCCCTGCGTGAATGCCTGCCCCACCGGTGCATCCCGGCAAAGGGAAGACGGTATCGTCTACGTGGAGGAAGCAAAATGCGTCGGGTGCAAAGCCTGCCTGATGGCTTGCCCCTACGGCGCCCGCGTATTCGTTCCCGGCAAAGGGGTGGTACAGAAATGCAATTTCTGCTTGGAGCAGTTGGCCCTCGGCAAGGAACCCTTTTGTGTCCGCACCTGCCACCAGAAAGCCCGGATCTTCGGCGATCTTTCCGATGAAAGCAGCCGTGTCTTTGAGCTGATCCACAAAGAAGGTGCGGAACCGTTAATGCCTGAACTGGACACCGAGGCGCATGTGTTTTATATCCACGGATCGGAGGCTAAGATACTATGAGTTACAGACACGATACATGGGGTTGGATGCTGGCCGTTGATTTCTTTTTCGCCGGCATGGGCGGTGCTATGCTCTGTATTGCCGGTGTCGTTGATCTCTTTGGCCGACAATCAGGTATTTCCCTCTTAGGCAGTTTTCTTGGTCCCATCTGTGTCGGCATCGGTGCTTGCTTTCTTCTCATCGAATTGGGGCGCCCCTTCCAGGGTTGGCGGGTCTTTATGAACCCGAAGGCGATTCTCACTTTCGGAGCCTGGAACATGCTGGTAGCCATTGCGGCCGGCTTGTGGTATGCTTCCTTCGGGCTGGCAGGCCTGCCCTGGTCCGCCAGCTTGGGATTGCGGAAAGTGCTGGCAGCCATTGTGCTCATGGCCGGCTTTATTGTCGCCACCTATCCGGGCGTCCTGCTCGGCAGGCATAAATCAAGGCCTTTCTGGATGGGGACAGGCATCATGAGCCTGTTCTGCCTGTCTTCTTTCGTCACCGGGTTTGCCGCCCACTTGCTCTGCGGGCTGGCTTCCTGGACAGCAAACTTGCCGCTTCACACCTTTGGCCGGATCCTGGCCCTATTGCTGGCACTGCAGCTGGTGTTCTGGCTGGGGTACCTCTGGACAAAAAGCTCCGGCGGTACCCGCTGGGAAGCAGACGCCGCCCGGCGCTGGCTCCGGGGGGATCTGGCCGCCACCTTTAAATACGGTTTTCTCCTGATTGGTACTTTGGCGCCGTTAATTCTCTTCCTCCTGCCGGCGGGCTTAGAAGCTCCGGGAGCCGTCCTGGCACTGCTGGGAGGTCTCATCATGCGCCTCCTGGTGGTCCGGGCCGGTGAAGAGCGGACCTGGCTGCCGGGCGAACGCCTCTACCACGCCAGGCTGCCCGTCGGCAACGAAGATTTCCTAAGGGCCTGGGATAACAAATAGGCTGCTTTTCAATCCCACCGGCATGGCTAAGAGCCCCCCGTCCTCAACCTTGGCCCCCACAGCTCCTTTCAGAGCAACCGGCCGGTGGGATTTCTTTTTACAGCCGGAAGGCTGCCATGAAAAGAAAATCAAACCAAAGGAGTGTTTATCTATTGCTTAAACATGCCCTGCTGATCTTCACTAAAGCACCTAAACCGGGAGTGACGAAAACCCGGCTCACGGAGGAAAAAGGCGGCATCTTCACCCCCGAGGAGGCAGCGGACCTGTACCAGGCCATGCTGCTGGACGTAGCCACCATCGCCGGTCAGGCGATCCGTACCTTGAAACAAGCCGGTGATGATGAGTACCACCTGGTCATCAGCTCCCCTTCCCCGGCGGATCAGGAAGCCTTGACTAACCTGTTTGCCCGGGAAGGAATCAAGCCCGACTTGTTTATTACTGACCGGGGGAAGAATTTCGACGAACACTTTGACAACGCCTTTCAACAGCTTTTTGCCCTGGGCTACTATGCTGTCGTGGCCGTCGGCGGGGACCTGCCTACCATGCCGGTCAGCCACTTGACACAAGCCTTTCAATGGTTGGAGCATTTCCGCATCGCTTCCAACCAAGGCGGTTTTGTGCAAGCTCCCTGTCAAGAATGCGGGGTATCCCTGGTAGGCTATACCGTCGATACCCCCATGGACTCCCAAGGAGTTTACTACAACCTGGACGGTATTCCGGCTCTGGATGCCTATATCGCCAAGGCTAAGGCCAGGAACATCCCGGTGGCGGCCCTCATGCCCGTGGCCGATGTGGATAACACCCAGGATCTGGCCCATTCCATTTCCCTGCTCCGGTCCCTGGCGTATGCCGCCAAGTTTCAAAAGGATATGTTCCTCGCCACCCGGACGCTGAACTGGATTGACCAATCCGGCATCCTGGTCTGCACCCCCCCGAATGCCAATCATGACCCCCGGGAACAGGTGGATCGATAGGAAGTAGGGATCCCATGAATATTTCTGCGGACAACCTCAACCGGATTTGCCGGCAAATCCAGGAAGATTGTACCGGCTGCCGGCAGTGTATGGCGGCATGCCCTTTCTTGCAGGAAACCGGTTGCTCTCCCGGGGAAATTGCCCGGCGCCGGCCTTCAGTCCTGGAAGCCTATTCCTGCACCCTCTGCGGTTTGTGCGAAGCCCTTTGCCCCTTGGGGCTCAGTCCCAACGCCATGTTTCTGGCGGCCCGGCAAGAAGCCGTGCGCACCGGGCAAATTGACATCAACGAGTACCGCTACCTGTTTCCCGACCGGAAGAGCACGGTAATGAGTTACTACCGGCAGTTCCACGGCATCAGCTACCATCACCTGCCTTGCGATAGGGTAGGCCCCAACGCCCTGTTCCCCGGTTGTGTGCTGCTCACCTATGCACCCCCTTTGATCGATGGCCTTTACCGTCATTTGCAGGCCAAATTGGGTTCTTTATCCCTGCTCACCGATTGCTGCGGGTTGCCCTTAGCCCAGCTGGGTTTAGCGGACAGGGCCCACCGTTTGCACGTTGCTTTGCGCCACAAGTTAACCGGCCTCCAGGTGGAGAACTTGTATATCGCCTGCCCGAACTGTTACTATCTCCTCCGGCAGGTCTTGTCTGCCACCTCCATTAAACTGTTTACCGTTTATGAAGGGCTGGACCCGGCTCACCTGCCCGGCGGCGGGGGGCAAGTTGTCGCCATTCATGATTCCTGTCCTGACCGCCACGCGGGCATTTTCGCCCGCCAGGTCAGGCATGCCCTGATTGCTAAGGACTATATCATCGAGGAACTGCCCCACCACCGTAGGCATAGGGCCTGCTGCGGCAGCGGCGGGCAGGTGACCCATTTCCGCCCCGACCTGGCGGAGGAGCTCCTGACCCGGCACCGGCAAGAATTTGCCCGGCATCCCGCCCCTACGGTAGCGGCTTACTGCCTCGGCTGCGTCCTCAATTTCGCCAAGACTTCCGGGGAGAAAAAAGTACAACATGTCCTGAACCTGCTGCTGGGCGTAGAGCAGGACTACACCGGCATCAAGGCTAAAGCTGCCGCACTCTTTGCCGGCCCGGCCGGGGAGGCCGCCTGGCAAGAAATCATGTCTGATTAAAAAAATGAACAAGGGTTAATCCCTTGTTCATTCGCTTTTGTCGGAGAATAAGATGCGCACGTCACCAATCCGCTTGGTGAACTTGATTTGATCCAGGTATTCCAGCAAAGCCAGCACGTACTTCCGGGAGCTGCCCAAAGCATCCCGCATGCTCCCCAATTGCAGGGAGCCGTGGGTTTTAATGAGGTCTCGGGCCACCTCTTTGGCCCGCTCCACCGCTTCCCGATGGAAATAGAGCCCTTCCGCCACTTTCACCAGCTGCTGGGTATCCAGCAGGTAATGCAGCAGTTCCTCCCCTGCTTCCCTGGGGCACTGCACCGCCTGCAGGGCTTCTTCCCAGGCGGGAGGCTGGAAAAGCTGCCGCCGGAACTGGGCCAGGATGCCCTCCATCCACTGCCGCTCCTTGGGCGAGGGAGTGGGCTCAAAGGCAGGCAGCCTTACCCCGCCGGCGGCGGTTACCAGGTGCCCTTGTTCCTCCCAGTATTGGATGAAGCCGTTAAACAGCTTTGCCGGCCACTTGGAAAACTTGCGGGACCGGATCTCCTCTTTGGGGAAACCGCCCCGCAAAGGATATTTCCGGTGATACTGCTCCAGCAGCTTCTCGACCTCTGCTAACACGGCCGCTTCAGCGGCGGCGGGCCAGTACCACTCTTGACCGTCGCAACCGAA
Protein-coding sequences here:
- a CDS encoding 4Fe-4S dicluster domain-containing protein produces the protein MPRYAMVIDTRRCTGCHSCTVACKIHNELPVDVIYNPVVTKGPEGVFPKVHMEHLPLLCMHCANAPCVNACPTGASRQREDGIVYVEEAKCVGCKACLMACPYGARVFVPGKGVVQKCNFCLEQLALGKEPFCVRTCHQKARIFGDLSDESSRVFELIHKEGAEPLMPELDTEAHVFYIHGSEAKIL
- a CDS encoding (Fe-S)-binding protein; its protein translation is MNISADNLNRICRQIQEDCTGCRQCMAACPFLQETGCSPGEIARRRPSVLEAYSCTLCGLCEALCPLGLSPNAMFLAARQEAVRTGQIDINEYRYLFPDRKSTVMSYYRQFHGISYHHLPCDRVGPNALFPGCVLLTYAPPLIDGLYRHLQAKLGSLSLLTDCCGLPLAQLGLADRAHRLHVALRHKLTGLQVENLYIACPNCYYLLRQVLSATSIKLFTVYEGLDPAHLPGGGGQVVAIHDSCPDRHAGIFARQVRHALIAKDYIIEELPHHRRHRACCGSGGQVTHFRPDLAEELLTRHRQEFARHPAPTVAAYCLGCVLNFAKTSGEKKVQHVLNLLLGVEQDYTGIKAKAAALFAGPAGEAAWQEIMSD
- a CDS encoding DUF2064 domain-containing protein gives rise to the protein MLKHALLIFTKAPKPGVTKTRLTEEKGGIFTPEEAADLYQAMLLDVATIAGQAIRTLKQAGDDEYHLVISSPSPADQEALTNLFAREGIKPDLFITDRGKNFDEHFDNAFQQLFALGYYAVVAVGGDLPTMPVSHLTQAFQWLEHFRIASNQGGFVQAPCQECGVSLVGYTVDTPMDSQGVYYNLDGIPALDAYIAKAKARNIPVAALMPVADVDNTQDLAHSISLLRSLAYAAKFQKDMFLATRTLNWIDQSGILVCTPPNANHDPREQVDR
- a CDS encoding molybdopterin-dependent oxidoreductase — protein: MQPLRGVSPAFSPAGSLARRLNSLEAVDNMRIDLQQEGVEIKKSCCYFCHQNCGVLAYVKDGQVLAIEGDPDHPTNQGGLCCRGNSALKHLHHPARVNYPLKRVGPKGSGQWERISWDQALEEIAQRLQAIKDQYGAEAVATAGGTQRTDDWARRRFMNLFGSPNCFHNSHLCWIPTFMIETAIYGWCPFEIDLAQSRCLVLWGCNPGATTLPFMRSISDLKRRGLKVIVIDPRYSETAAKADVWLPLRPGSDLALALAWLNVIIHEGLCDWDFVMNWCTGFDKLAAHVEQFTPEWAAPLTWLTPEQIRESAYIYAMNKPGNIQWGVALDQMGKPGGAAIHARALLRAVTGNLDAPGSDILTGPAMDFLTDEELEANEYLPEEQKAKQLGADKFKLITWPGYSRIAEMTKKFWGKAPTAEWMCEAHPPTVFHAIITGEPYPVKALLVSATNPVNSYGNSKKVLEALRKVEFMVTCDYFLTPTAMLSDYVLPIAGALERPTITTSYGCSDYFIASQRAIRPLYERRTDYDFWRGLGLKLGQGNMWPWETLEDAYFHRIAQVAAGFGVETFDDFVEYIRFYFPEREYYRYQERGFGTPSGKVELYSTVLEELGYSPIPEYIPPVENELSDPELAREYPLVLTTGYGVMPFHHSEHFQSPDLRYIRHEPYADINPETAQALGIKDGDWIWIETKRGRIKQRANVTPAVHPKVVITQRGWWFPERDLREPVLGGCLESNTNVLTSDADEHCDPIGGSWANRGLLCRIYKVTDSDGKDGK
- the nrfD gene encoding polysulfide reductase NrfD; this encodes MSYRHDTWGWMLAVDFFFAGMGGAMLCIAGVVDLFGRQSGISLLGSFLGPICVGIGACFLLIELGRPFQGWRVFMNPKAILTFGAWNMLVAIAAGLWYASFGLAGLPWSASLGLRKVLAAIVLMAGFIVATYPGVLLGRHKSRPFWMGTGIMSLFCLSSFVTGFAAHLLCGLASWTANLPLHTFGRILALLLALQLVFWLGYLWTKSSGGTRWEADAARRWLRGDLAATFKYGFLLIGTLAPLILFLLPAGLEAPGAVLALLGGLIMRLLVVRAGEERTWLPGERLYHARLPVGNEDFLRAWDNK